A portion of the Acidisarcina polymorpha genome contains these proteins:
- a CDS encoding SOS response-associated peptidase family protein: MDWESFEDVFKRRAEGEDLKVARDLQRNYQNPSTDVQKKTAGYIAQYLKTKKSEWENEVFVQRRRLATAQESLIKRETKKAKEDVRIATNKSQMFLDRLADLRRTEPNNEDARIFPMMYAPVLISENGKTIIRPMRYTCRLAGKPAEYDRRYPGTYNARRDSLDDYWSKVYGRNHAVMVSSGFYENVPLHLYEHRELSADEKERNLVLEFDPYPSQDMLVACVWDRWSRPGSPDLYSFAAITDEPTPEVAATGHQRTVITLQERFLSEWLSPTHLSRERLDQILSDKETPFYVHQVAA; the protein is encoded by the coding sequence GTGGACTGGGAGTCGTTTGAGGACGTATTCAAGCGTCGCGCCGAGGGCGAGGACCTCAAAGTCGCCCGCGACCTGCAGCGCAATTACCAGAATCCCTCCACCGATGTGCAGAAAAAAACGGCGGGCTATATCGCTCAATATCTAAAGACCAAGAAATCGGAATGGGAAAATGAGGTCTTCGTCCAGAGACGCCGTCTAGCGACCGCCCAGGAATCGCTTATCAAGAGGGAAACCAAGAAGGCCAAAGAAGACGTCCGCATTGCCACGAACAAGAGCCAAATGTTTCTGGACCGGCTCGCTGACCTTCGAAGGACGGAGCCGAATAACGAAGATGCGCGCATCTTTCCGATGATGTACGCGCCGGTTCTTATTTCAGAAAACGGAAAGACAATCATTCGTCCGATGCGCTACACGTGCCGCCTCGCCGGCAAGCCAGCGGAATATGACAGACGTTACCCGGGGACCTACAACGCCCGCCGTGACAGCCTCGATGATTACTGGAGCAAGGTGTACGGTCGGAACCACGCTGTCATGGTCAGTAGCGGCTTTTATGAGAACGTACCGCTCCACCTGTACGAGCACCGTGAACTCTCGGCAGACGAGAAGGAAAGGAACCTTGTGCTTGAATTCGATCCGTATCCGTCGCAAGACATGCTTGTTGCATGTGTGTGGGACAGATGGAGCAGACCAGGTTCTCCCGATTTGTACTCTTTCGCGGCAATCACCGATGAACCGACGCCGGAAGTCGCGGCTACCGGACATCAGCGCACTGTGATCACTCTTCAAGAACGCTTTTTGTCCGAATGGCTTTCCCCGACGCACCTTAGTAGAGAGCGATTGGACCAGATTCTATCGGACAAGGAAACTCCCTTTTACGTGCATCAGGTCGCTGCCTAA
- a CDS encoding alpha/beta hydrolase: MTTYHKEHLLDRAAMVLMRTMLAVQPKLQFTPKARPDFDSLMEKTPEAAGVTYETAEIGGVAGWWCKPQRSLPGSAIVYFHGGAYALGSAKAYRNFVSQIAAGAETAIFVVDYRLAPEHQFPAAVEDAKAVYLGLAALGFPRLVIAGDSAGGGLALALLLLTTEGAQEEGIPKALAAVVISPWTDLALTGDSMEGRAAADPLLTREALDGAAQHYLGDQDHRDPRASPLYANMSGLPPVLFHVGEDEILLDDSRRFASRIDVAGGVAELHI; encoded by the coding sequence ATGACGACTTACCATAAGGAACACCTCCTCGATCGTGCCGCAATGGTTCTTATGCGCACGATGCTGGCGGTTCAGCCCAAACTACAATTCACTCCAAAAGCCCGTCCCGACTTTGATAGCCTGATGGAGAAGACACCCGAGGCGGCGGGTGTGACGTATGAAACGGCGGAAATTGGTGGGGTAGCGGGATGGTGGTGTAAACCGCAACGATCACTTCCCGGGTCGGCGATTGTTTACTTCCATGGAGGCGCATACGCCCTCGGTTCTGCGAAGGCGTATCGCAATTTTGTCTCGCAGATTGCAGCAGGCGCGGAAACGGCAATTTTCGTAGTTGACTACCGTCTCGCTCCTGAGCATCAGTTTCCCGCGGCGGTCGAAGACGCTAAGGCCGTCTATCTTGGCCTCGCGGCCCTGGGATTTCCCCGGCTGGTTATAGCAGGAGACTCCGCTGGCGGTGGACTGGCTCTCGCGCTTCTTCTGCTCACGACAGAGGGGGCGCAGGAGGAAGGCATACCGAAGGCCTTGGCCGCGGTGGTGATCTCGCCGTGGACCGATCTTGCGCTCACAGGCGACAGCATGGAGGGTCGCGCAGCAGCGGACCCCTTGCTTACGCGGGAAGCACTTGATGGGGCCGCTCAACACTATCTGGGAGATCAGGATCACCGCGATCCCAGAGCCTCTCCGCTGTACGCGAATATGAGCGGTCTACCGCCTGTTCTGTTCCACGTTGGTGAAGACGAGATCCTGCTGGACGATTCCCGACGCTTCGCGAGCCGGATTGATGTTGCGGGCGGAGTCGCGGAACTGCACATCTGA
- a CDS encoding SDR family NAD(P)-dependent oxidoreductase, with translation MKDGRVVVITGAGGGIGRKIVDRFLANGDRVISPDRARSSLEELATSRNAGNQLSTSCVDITDDYAVAEFAKHIGQTHGHVDVLVNCAGFYPVVSFEQMTQEQWLEVIAINLTGTFRVTHALLPLMKSRGWGRIINIGSASVFEGVVGQTHYVSAKAGIVGFTRSLAMEVGDYGITVNIVAPGLTLTEPVLSGMPQELIKTQVDLRAIKRDEQPKDLAGPVFLLCSPDADFVSGQMLVVDGGKIKH, from the coding sequence ATGAAAGACGGAAGAGTTGTCGTAATCACAGGAGCGGGCGGAGGCATTGGCCGCAAGATTGTGGATCGCTTTCTCGCCAATGGGGATCGAGTGATCAGTCCGGACCGCGCAAGGTCCTCGCTGGAAGAGTTAGCCACGAGCCGGAACGCTGGCAATCAGCTTTCGACGTCTTGCGTCGATATAACTGACGATTATGCTGTCGCCGAATTTGCGAAGCACATCGGCCAAACGCATGGTCATGTTGACGTGCTTGTGAACTGCGCGGGGTTCTACCCCGTTGTCTCATTCGAGCAGATGACGCAGGAGCAGTGGCTGGAGGTGATCGCGATCAACCTCACGGGAACCTTCCGGGTGACACACGCGCTGCTGCCGCTGATGAAAAGTCGGGGTTGGGGTCGAATCATAAACATAGGCTCCGCATCGGTGTTCGAAGGTGTCGTTGGGCAAACTCATTATGTTTCGGCTAAAGCTGGCATCGTAGGCTTCACGCGCTCCCTGGCAATGGAAGTTGGAGATTACGGGATCACCGTCAACATCGTTGCTCCCGGCCTGACGCTTACAGAACCTGTGCTCAGCGGCATGCCGCAAGAGTTGATCAAGACTCAAGTGGACCTCCGGGCCATCAAACGAGATGAGCAACCAAAAGATCTTGCTGGGCCCGTTTTTCTATTGTGTTCTCCGGATGCCGATTTTGTTTCCGGTCAAATGCTTGTCGTAGACGGCGGAAAGATTAAGCACTAA
- a CDS encoding alpha/beta fold hydrolase: protein MSQSSAPDIATFRSETAIVNGVRLHYWLGGNSHGRPVLLWHGFLGTAYSWYKVMPLLVEAGYCVLVPDMRGYGDSDKPAGTDGYDARALAEDFRALVRQIEFGNGQKLILAAHDMGAHPALLWAADHPDEIRCLVYMEVPTMLEEFLTKVIVYTPEAMAKGSMWWWILPLAPGVPERLIVGNERAFLTWFYEGATADASAISETSIKEILRSFSGTEGVLGALGLYRAAFTTIEQTTPLKKNMVEVPVLAIGGEKALGAKVAQMVEAVAKNVTGKVIPACGHFIPEEQPAEFMRLFQEFVGEVARV from the coding sequence ATGTCTCAGTCGAGCGCGCCTGACATAGCAACGTTTCGCAGTGAAACGGCAATCGTGAATGGGGTACGCCTGCACTATTGGCTTGGCGGCAATTCTCATGGTCGGCCAGTCCTGCTATGGCACGGATTTCTTGGCACCGCTTATAGCTGGTACAAGGTCATGCCGCTTCTCGTGGAAGCCGGCTACTGCGTTCTGGTGCCGGATATGCGCGGCTATGGAGACTCCGACAAACCCGCCGGAACAGACGGCTATGACGCACGGGCACTTGCGGAAGACTTCCGAGCCCTGGTCAGGCAGATCGAATTCGGGAATGGTCAGAAGCTGATCCTCGCCGCCCACGATATGGGGGCACACCCAGCCCTGCTGTGGGCTGCAGATCACCCCGACGAAATCAGGTGCCTCGTGTATATGGAAGTTCCCACCATGCTCGAAGAGTTCCTGACAAAAGTAATTGTGTACACGCCGGAGGCGATGGCAAAGGGTTCCATGTGGTGGTGGATTCTCCCGCTCGCACCTGGCGTACCGGAACGCCTTATCGTAGGCAATGAGCGCGCCTTTCTGACATGGTTCTATGAGGGTGCCACCGCAGATGCATCGGCCATCAGCGAAACATCGATTAAGGAAATTCTCCGCAGTTTTAGTGGCACGGAAGGTGTGCTCGGAGCGCTTGGCCTGTACCGTGCCGCCTTTACGACCATTGAGCAGACCACGCCTTTGAAGAAGAACATGGTCGAAGTCCCGGTGCTTGCCATTGGCGGAGAAAAAGCGCTTGGCGCCAAGGTCGCACAGATGGTTGAGGCGGTCGCGAAGAATGTGACTGGAAAAGTAATCCCGGCATGTGGTCACTTCATCCCGGAAGAACAACCCGCTGAATTCATGCGCCTCTTTCAAGAATTCGTCGGAGAGGTCGCTCGAGTATGA
- a CDS encoding cupin domain-containing protein produces the protein MSESTTQHPPVPPDDLKRALTIARPDSDQTVPHIGLVGDTYTITVSGEDTAGRFCVIDMHIPPGGGPAPHRHDFEETFILLDGEMEATFRGKKSLVRAGDTINIPANAPHQFHNSSSKPVRLLCICSPSGQEHFFKEVGVPVATRTTAPPKLDKEQQQRFMEKAKALAPKYRTELLKEA, from the coding sequence ATGTCTGAGTCCACGACGCAACACCCACCCGTTCCGCCCGACGATTTGAAGCGTGCGCTCACGATCGCACGACCGGACAGCGATCAAACAGTGCCCCACATCGGCCTCGTAGGCGATACTTATACCATCACCGTTTCGGGCGAGGATACTGCAGGTCGCTTCTGCGTCATTGACATGCACATCCCACCAGGGGGCGGTCCTGCGCCACATCGTCATGACTTTGAAGAAACCTTCATCCTGCTTGACGGCGAAATGGAGGCCACGTTCCGCGGGAAGAAGTCCCTAGTGCGCGCCGGCGACACCATCAATATCCCCGCAAACGCACCGCATCAGTTTCATAACTCATCTTCCAAGCCGGTTCGTCTGCTGTGCATTTGCTCGCCTTCAGGGCAAGAGCATTTCTTCAAGGAAGTGGGAGTGCCTGTAGCCACTCGCACGACCGCCCCACCCAAACTCGACAAAGAACAGCAGCAACGGTTCATGGAGAAAGCCAAGGCTCTTGCTCCGAAGTACCGTACCGAGCTGCTGAAGGAAGCATAG
- a CDS encoding transposase zinc-binding domain-containing protein — protein sequence MANVFHAHQNQFLQRWRHVLSDQQRTVLRDIGRCRTAALGTHLERCDRCDYETLPYDSRSCRPACRPGFSHPTALIQPTPPHGLNRLQVTSMLA from the coding sequence GTGGCCAATGTCTTTCATGCTCACCAGAACCAGTTCCTGCAGCGCTGGCGCCATGTGCTCTCGGACCAGCAGCGCACGGTACTCCGCGACATCGGCCGATGCCGAACGGCGGCGCTCGGCACTCATCTCGAACGATGCGATCGCTGCGACTATGAGACCCTCCCTTACGACTCAAGATCATGCCGACCTGCGTGCCGACCCGGTTTCTCTCACCCAACGGCGCTCATCCAACCAACGCCACCCCATGGCTTGAACCGGCTCCAGGTGACCTCGATGCTTGCGTGA
- a CDS encoding SDR family oxidoreductase, producing MQANKTLRVLAVGAAGPSASMVVPELLTRNVSVRAFVHKSEDRPTVQKLGVTDIVVGELSDAAAVAKALEGIDAAFYIAPAALENEAEVGKQFASAAKQAGVRRVVFSSVIHPVLSELVNHADKAPVEEALLDSGMEYVFLHPAMFFQNIGAAWARMKETGVYGEPWSNETRFSRVDYRDVAEVAAIALTEDRLLYGTFELCAEGNLNRHGLAALMSKVVGKQIKPIKVEIPAQANMSPKLTRMFAWYDRHALLGNSTTLRAILGREPRTLQAFFEELNRN from the coding sequence ATGCAAGCCAACAAGACACTCAGAGTACTCGCAGTGGGAGCGGCAGGTCCGTCAGCAAGCATGGTGGTTCCAGAGTTGCTGACGCGAAACGTATCGGTGCGAGCGTTCGTCCACAAATCGGAAGATAGACCAACCGTTCAAAAGCTCGGCGTCACTGACATCGTTGTGGGCGAGCTCTCCGACGCTGCTGCGGTCGCCAAGGCATTGGAGGGCATAGACGCTGCTTTCTACATCGCCCCGGCAGCCCTTGAGAATGAAGCAGAAGTCGGCAAACAATTTGCTTCGGCAGCGAAGCAAGCAGGGGTACGGCGCGTCGTCTTTTCGTCCGTGATACACCCAGTCCTTAGCGAACTCGTCAATCACGCCGACAAAGCGCCAGTGGAAGAAGCACTCCTCGATTCCGGAATGGAGTATGTATTCCTGCATCCTGCGATGTTCTTCCAGAACATCGGCGCTGCGTGGGCGAGGATGAAGGAAACTGGCGTATATGGCGAGCCTTGGTCCAATGAGACCCGCTTTTCCCGCGTCGATTACCGTGATGTTGCCGAGGTTGCGGCGATTGCGTTGACCGAAGATCGGCTCCTGTATGGAACATTCGAGCTCTGCGCCGAAGGCAACTTGAATCGGCATGGTCTTGCTGCCTTGATGAGCAAGGTCGTTGGCAAGCAGATAAAGCCGATCAAGGTGGAGATTCCCGCGCAGGCCAACATGTCTCCGAAGCTCACGCGGATGTTCGCCTGGTACGACAGACATGCTCTGCTCGGCAACAGCACAACACTTCGAGCGATCCTTGGGCGGGAGCCGCGGACGCTGCAGGCATTTTTCGAAGAACTCAACAGAAATTAG
- a CDS encoding LysR family transcriptional regulator: MDAVDLNDIRIFTVVGQEGTLSSAAVKLKVPTSTVSRALTRLEKNLGALLIRRSSRGHVLTDSGRDYLQVCRRALRTLDEGGEMLAAQRERPSGLIKVACPVTMTHLILAPLLKELQERYPQLRLQIESYTPAADQEFREDIDVVFKVRTPRDSIRRMRTYPGTKRGLFASAQYIKTFGMPSRPEDLLTHTCIGSGPWQLSRGDRTVTPNIQSSVILNDPAVLLDLILKHSGIALLPLYMARWPEMGNKLVPVLPRWTAQPVTLCALFSGQSRLTPKVHVLLDFLGEYIGTPRDPRLRGADAKGLFMNPRE; encoded by the coding sequence ATGGACGCAGTCGACCTTAACGACATCCGTATTTTCACGGTGGTGGGTCAGGAAGGCACCCTAAGCTCCGCAGCCGTGAAACTGAAGGTGCCGACTTCGACGGTCAGCCGCGCTTTAACACGCCTGGAGAAGAACCTGGGCGCACTACTAATACGGCGAAGTTCGCGAGGCCACGTTCTGACAGATTCCGGCAGGGACTATTTGCAGGTCTGCCGGCGCGCGCTACGCACCCTGGATGAAGGCGGCGAGATGCTGGCAGCTCAACGAGAACGGCCGAGTGGACTCATCAAGGTAGCATGTCCCGTGACGATGACCCATCTGATCCTCGCGCCATTACTCAAAGAGTTGCAGGAACGATACCCGCAATTGCGATTACAAATTGAGTCTTACACTCCGGCAGCCGATCAGGAATTCCGTGAAGATATCGACGTCGTTTTTAAAGTAAGAACACCGCGGGATTCGATACGGCGGATGCGCACTTATCCCGGCACAAAGCGTGGACTTTTTGCGAGCGCCCAGTACATCAAAACGTTTGGGATGCCTTCTCGACCTGAGGACTTGCTGACACACACATGCATCGGTTCGGGACCATGGCAGCTGAGTCGCGGCGACAGGACTGTGACTCCAAACATTCAATCTTCCGTAATTCTGAATGATCCAGCAGTGCTGCTAGATCTCATATTGAAGCATTCCGGTATCGCACTGTTGCCGCTTTACATGGCTAGATGGCCGGAGATGGGCAACAAACTCGTCCCTGTTCTGCCACGCTGGACTGCCCAGCCGGTCACCCTTTGTGCGCTCTTCTCAGGCCAATCACGCCTTACCCCAAAGGTTCATGTTTTGCTCGACTTCCTGGGAGAGTATATCGGCACTCCTCGCGATCCACGGCTACGTGGAGCTGACGCCAAAGGACTATTCATGAATCCCCGCGAGTAG
- a CDS encoding NUDIX domain-containing protein yields MRSMSKRSAGLLMYRIRDGHLNVFLVHPGGPYWSKKSEGSWTIPKGEYDSSEEPLEAAIREFREETGFEVAGPFLELGSVRQKSGKVIVAWAFEGDCDPAGLVSNTCEIEWPPHSGKRIEIPEIDRGEWFRLDRARESIRAEQIPLLETVKSLVPNLTK; encoded by the coding sequence ATGAGGTCGATGTCGAAGCGGAGCGCGGGCCTCCTCATGTATCGAATTCGTGATGGGCACTTGAATGTCTTCCTCGTTCATCCCGGCGGACCATACTGGTCAAAGAAGAGCGAAGGTTCCTGGACCATCCCGAAAGGCGAGTACGATTCCTCTGAGGAGCCGCTCGAGGCAGCCATCCGTGAATTCCGCGAGGAAACCGGATTCGAAGTAGCCGGCCCGTTCTTAGAGCTTGGCTCAGTGAGGCAGAAGAGCGGCAAGGTTATCGTAGCGTGGGCCTTCGAGGGCGACTGCGACCCTGCGGGACTCGTTAGCAACACCTGTGAGATCGAATGGCCGCCGCATTCAGGAAAACGCATCGAGATTCCTGAGATTGATCGTGGAGAATGGTTCCGCTTAGATCGTGCCCGGGAGTCGATCCGCGCTGAACAAATACCATTATTGGAAACAGTGAAGTCACTTGTCCCGAACCTCACTAAATGA
- the xth gene encoding exodeoxyribonuclease III, whose protein sequence is MACVDLLPCQEVRQIAHKTQASHDCQEEIREGVIEIASWNVNSIRARAEHVKAWLEAKKPDVLLLQELKGTEFPSALFKEQGYYSASVTQKTYNGVAILSRSPIETLSTTLLGDESDSHARFLEVLIEGVRIVNIYLPNGNPIGTAKFDYKLSCMDRLTQQMKHWLKSDVPTVIGGDFNVIPEDIDCHKPSSWIHDALFQPEPRARYRAMLELGYIDTFRSLHPGEGGQFTFWDYFRQAFEHNRGIRIDHFLVTPDLLKRLEGCEIDKGPRALEKPSDHTPIVLHLE, encoded by the coding sequence ATGGCGTGCGTCGACCTCCTCCCATGCCAAGAAGTCCGCCAAATCGCTCACAAAACGCAAGCGTCCCATGATTGCCAAGAAGAGATCCGGGAGGGCGTCATCGAAATAGCTAGCTGGAACGTAAATTCGATTCGCGCACGTGCGGAACACGTCAAAGCGTGGCTGGAGGCGAAGAAGCCCGACGTACTCCTGCTACAGGAACTGAAAGGCACGGAGTTTCCCTCTGCCCTGTTCAAGGAGCAGGGATACTATTCGGCGTCCGTCACACAGAAGACTTACAACGGTGTCGCGATCCTCTCGCGCAGCCCTATCGAGACTTTGAGCACCACATTGCTTGGAGATGAATCGGACAGTCATGCTCGCTTCCTCGAAGTGCTCATCGAGGGCGTACGGATCGTAAACATCTATCTGCCGAACGGAAACCCGATCGGAACAGCAAAGTTCGACTACAAGCTGTCCTGCATGGATCGTCTTACGCAGCAGATGAAGCACTGGTTGAAAAGCGATGTTCCGACAGTCATTGGCGGCGACTTCAACGTCATTCCAGAGGACATCGATTGCCATAAACCGTCATCCTGGATTCACGACGCCCTCTTTCAACCAGAACCGCGCGCCCGTTACCGAGCGATGCTTGAGCTTGGCTACATTGACACGTTCCGATCCTTGCATCCGGGCGAAGGAGGCCAGTTCACTTTTTGGGACTACTTCCGTCAAGCGTTCGAACATAATCGCGGTATTCGGATTGACCACTTCCTTGTCACCCCAGACCTGCTGAAGCGGCTCGAAGGTTGTGAAATCGATAAAGGACCTCGAGCTTTAGAGAAACCTTCAGACCATACTCCGATCGTGCTGCACCTGGAGTAA
- a CDS encoding SDR family oxidoreductase translates to MKILVTGGTGNVGGKVVSELLKRGADVRVLARKRPEEKVQAGVEIVTGDLLDPVSVEQAMQGVDKLFLLNAVVADELTQALIAYGIAKRLGLRHVTYLSVFKVKQFRDVPHFASKLAVEGAVREFGLPFTILRPGYYIQNDLGLKDPLTKAGVYPMPLGTAGIAAADMRDIAEAAAISLTEDGHDGQTYDIVSPTLISGPGNAALWSKLLGEEIRYTGHDFDQWEQGMRSRMPAWSAFDLRMMLEGYFERGFASTETEVARLTKLLGHTPRTYEEFATETAESWKA, encoded by the coding sequence ATGAAGATTCTGGTAACAGGCGGAACCGGAAATGTGGGCGGCAAGGTTGTGTCGGAGTTATTGAAGCGAGGGGCGGACGTTCGCGTGCTCGCTCGCAAGCGGCCGGAAGAGAAGGTGCAGGCCGGCGTAGAGATTGTCACAGGTGACCTGCTTGACCCAGTGTCTGTCGAACAAGCGATGCAAGGGGTCGATAAGCTTTTCTTGTTGAATGCGGTTGTTGCGGATGAATTGACGCAGGCGTTGATCGCGTACGGCATCGCGAAGCGTCTCGGATTGAGGCATGTGACCTATCTTTCTGTCTTCAAAGTTAAACAGTTCCGCGACGTACCCCACTTCGCATCCAAGCTCGCGGTTGAAGGTGCAGTGCGCGAGTTCGGATTACCATTCACCATCCTTCGTCCCGGGTACTACATCCAGAACGATCTTGGGCTGAAGGACCCGCTAACTAAAGCGGGTGTATATCCCATGCCCCTCGGAACGGCCGGGATCGCGGCGGCCGACATGAGAGACATCGCGGAAGCAGCGGCAATCTCACTGACTGAAGATGGCCATGATGGGCAGACTTACGATATCGTGTCGCCCACGCTGATCAGCGGTCCTGGGAATGCGGCTTTATGGAGCAAGCTGCTCGGTGAGGAAATCAGATACACGGGTCATGATTTCGACCAGTGGGAGCAGGGTATGCGTTCACGGATGCCCGCTTGGAGCGCCTTCGATCTCCGCATGATGCTCGAGGGATATTTCGAACGCGGCTTCGCCTCGACCGAAACGGAAGTCGCCCGTCTCACCAAGCTACTTGGTCACACGCCGCGGACCTACGAAGAGTTTGCGACCGAAACGGCAGAGTCGTGGAAAGCCTGA
- a CDS encoding nuclear transport factor 2 family protein has translation MESNTKNTELLLQQLLDRQDIQDTISRYSQGQDSHQGEDSNILEQWDITFAKDGTVDYSAAGGTKGSYRDLAKWMRGDGSTSGSMSGFSNWQHMLSLPIVTLTGDSAQARTDFFATHRGKKENDFNVHYNASGAFHDEFVRTPEGWRIQSRRLEVYFGDPLQIAKMG, from the coding sequence ATGGAAAGCAACACAAAGAACACAGAACTTCTTCTTCAGCAACTTCTGGATCGTCAAGATATTCAGGACACAATCTCACGTTACTCGCAGGGGCAAGATAGCCACCAAGGCGAGGACTCTAACATATTGGAGCAGTGGGACATAACCTTTGCGAAGGACGGCACAGTCGACTACAGCGCCGCTGGCGGAACGAAGGGCTCGTACCGTGACCTCGCCAAATGGATGCGCGGAGATGGATCGACTTCGGGCAGCATGAGCGGGTTCTCCAATTGGCAGCACATGCTGAGCCTGCCCATCGTGACGCTCACCGGGGATTCTGCGCAGGCCCGCACTGACTTCTTCGCGACACACCGCGGCAAGAAAGAGAACGATTTCAACGTTCACTACAACGCTTCCGGCGCCTTTCATGATGAGTTCGTACGCACTCCGGAAGGCTGGCGCATCCAGTCCCGTCGCCTCGAGGTTTACTTCGGCGATCCTTTGCAGATTGCGAAGATGGGATAG